A single window of Paenibacillus sp. FSL H8-0537 DNA harbors:
- a CDS encoding glycosyl hydrolase family 18 protein gives MLRRTPRRRKGSGVRNTFLFLIVILAAGGGWFVYDRYIPNFKQIVPDYGMKNPIVVHGEAMKQGAIIENNEVKLPLPVLQQVLGADQPIRYEADSGSIIFTTANKVLRLQTNSLTATANRKPFDLTITAEVQDDVVYIPITPIEELYGLQTEYVENSGVVSLLQSGEAIQLAEANREKGSAIRTEPTIRAPIVEKVPLAGKLRVWGEYGGWLLVQGPDGHPGYIAKGDTTLTGMEQIAPSDNETDFVAWKVTGSKINLTWEAVYQRKPDPTTIPEMQGVNVVSPTWFELQDANGTIKGKADPAYVKWAKEQKMQVWALFSNGFEPDRTSAALATVDTRFHMIQQLLAFAELYHLQGINVDFENVYTKDKENLVQFVRELTPLLHEAGLVVSIDVTPKSNSEMWSVFLDRKALGKVVDYMMVMAYDEHWATSPVAGSVASLPWTEQSLKRILDEDGVPASKLILSMPLYTRIWTETEENGETKVSSKALGMDKVKEIITQNKLKPVLDGDAGQHYVEYKEEDALKRIWIEDELSIKARVALVKKYGLAGVATWQRTFQTNAIWETIDSALNKKP, from the coding sequence ATGCTTCGCCGAACTCCTCGTCGCCGCAAGGGCAGTGGGGTTCGGAATACATTTCTCTTTTTAATCGTTATTTTGGCAGCAGGTGGTGGTTGGTTTGTATATGACCGCTACATTCCTAATTTTAAACAAATAGTTCCCGATTATGGGATGAAAAATCCAATCGTCGTTCATGGCGAAGCAATGAAGCAAGGTGCCATTATTGAAAATAACGAAGTGAAGCTGCCGCTTCCTGTCCTTCAGCAGGTGCTTGGGGCAGACCAGCCTATACGCTATGAAGCGGATAGTGGATCAATTATTTTCACAACAGCGAATAAGGTGCTGCGTTTGCAGACAAATTCCTTGACGGCGACTGCGAATCGCAAGCCCTTTGACTTGACGATTACAGCTGAGGTGCAGGATGATGTGGTTTACATTCCAATTACGCCGATTGAAGAGCTTTATGGTCTACAGACAGAGTACGTTGAAAATTCGGGAGTTGTTTCCCTGCTTCAGTCTGGGGAGGCTATTCAACTGGCGGAAGCCAATCGGGAGAAAGGATCGGCTATACGGACAGAACCTACTATTAGGGCGCCGATTGTGGAGAAGGTTCCACTCGCGGGCAAGCTCAGAGTTTGGGGAGAATATGGTGGCTGGCTGCTCGTTCAGGGACCGGATGGCCATCCGGGTTATATCGCTAAGGGTGATACCACGCTCACTGGCATGGAGCAGATTGCGCCTAGCGATAATGAAACGGATTTTGTTGCTTGGAAGGTTACAGGCAGCAAAATCAATCTGACCTGGGAGGCTGTTTATCAACGCAAGCCAGATCCAACGACAATTCCGGAAATGCAAGGCGTCAATGTCGTCAGTCCAACCTGGTTTGAGCTTCAGGATGCGAATGGGACAATTAAAGGTAAGGCTGATCCAGCGTATGTAAAATGGGCTAAAGAGCAGAAGATGCAGGTGTGGGCGCTCTTCAGCAACGGGTTTGAGCCTGATCGGACGAGTGCGGCTCTGGCGACAGTAGATACGCGTTTTCATATGATCCAGCAGCTGCTTGCATTTGCAGAGCTGTATCATTTGCAGGGCATTAATGTAGACTTTGAAAATGTATATACGAAAGATAAGGAAAACCTGGTCCAGTTCGTCCGTGAGCTGACGCCTCTGCTTCATGAAGCAGGACTAGTCGTATCTATCGATGTGACGCCTAAGTCCAACAGCGAGATGTGGTCTGTTTTTCTAGATCGTAAAGCTCTTGGCAAAGTTGTAGACTACATGATGGTTATGGCTTATGACGAGCATTGGGCAACAAGCCCAGTTGCGGGGTCGGTCGCTTCGCTGCCTTGGACGGAGCAATCCTTGAAGAGAATATTGGACGAAGATGGTGTTCCTGCAAGCAAGCTTATATTGAGCATGCCGCTATACACCAGGATTTGGACGGAGACCGAAGAGAATGGCGAAACCAAGGTAAGCTCCAAAGCGCTTGGCATGGATAAAGTGAAAGAAATTATTACGCAAAATAAGCTGAAGCCTGTACTCGATGGAGATGCTGGGCAGCATTATGTGGAGTATAAGGAAGAGGATGCGCTCAAACGCATCTGGATTGAGGACGAGCTGTCGATCAAAGCTAGAGTTGCATTGGTTAAAAAGTACGGGTTAGCTGGAGTAGCAACCTGGCAGCGCACTTTTCAAACGAACGCTATCTGGGAAACGATTGATAGCGCGTTGAATAAAAAGCCGTAA
- a CDS encoding MarR family transcriptional regulator, with amino-acid sequence MGLTKRRLQFLDQLMELYQRTSLPIHYETLAKALGVSKWTAYDMLKEIEKLGFVSRSYEVNDKETGRSQVVFAPTVKAAELFRQERSDLVNPGDWEATASSIKQLLSGKNHLNINELLRKILDGIPSKAIHIEFCGYIIGLLLAYLKKLGGKSESVIHLLVNKTPNDHSGLLVFVGTVLGTVIQTVQEELGKEITELVSEFVNMIQNLSNKEQKLLSEFVKEALA; translated from the coding sequence ATGGGGCTTACGAAACGCCGATTACAATTTCTGGACCAGCTGATGGAATTGTATCAACGCACTTCATTACCGATACATTATGAGACGTTAGCGAAAGCTTTAGGCGTAAGCAAATGGACAGCCTATGACATGCTGAAGGAAATAGAGAAGCTGGGTTTTGTATCGCGCAGCTACGAGGTTAATGATAAAGAAACAGGAAGGTCACAGGTTGTGTTTGCGCCAACAGTCAAGGCGGCGGAGCTTTTTCGCCAGGAACGTTCTGACTTGGTTAATCCTGGAGACTGGGAGGCAACTGCAAGTTCGATTAAGCAATTGCTCAGCGGCAAGAACCATTTGAACATCAATGAGCTGCTTAGAAAAATATTGGATGGCATTCCTAGCAAAGCGATCCATATTGAATTTTGCGGCTACATCATTGGGCTGCTGCTAGCCTATTTGAAGAAGCTTGGAGGCAAGTCGGAGAGTGTCATTCACCTGCTTGTTAATAAAACGCCGAATGACCATTCCGGGCTGCTCGTATTTGTTGGAACGGTTTTGGGTACGGTCATCCAAACCGTTCAAGAGGAGCTAGGCAAAGAGATTACGGAGCTGGTATCGGAGTTCGTAAATATGATCCAGAATCTTTCTAATAAAGAACAAAAGTTGTTGTCCGAGTTCGTCAAGGAGGCACTGGCTTAA
- the perR gene encoding peroxide-responsive transcriptional repressor PerR: MGAVNAALQQLKMNGVRMTPQRHAILSFLMESMTHPTADEIYKSLSPNFPSMSVATIYNNLRLFVEAGLVKELTYGDDSSRFDADTSEHYHAICNDCGQIVDFEYPPLLEVERVASQETGFIVQGHRMEIYGSCSTCAAAKKQ; the protein is encoded by the coding sequence ATGGGAGCCGTCAATGCAGCATTGCAGCAATTAAAAATGAATGGTGTCCGTATGACCCCGCAGCGTCATGCCATTTTAAGCTTTTTAATGGAATCGATGACTCATCCGACAGCCGATGAAATTTATAAATCACTGTCGCCTAATTTTCCAAGCATGAGCGTGGCGACCATATATAATAACCTACGGTTATTTGTAGAAGCGGGGCTTGTTAAGGAACTGACATATGGAGATGATTCCAGCCGCTTTGATGCGGATACATCGGAGCATTATCATGCCATATGCAATGACTGTGGCCAAATTGTTGATTTTGAATACCCGCCGTTACTTGAGGTGGAGCGTGTGGCATCGCAGGAGACCGGTTTTATCGTGCAAGGGCATCGAATGGAAATTTACGGTTCCTGCTCTACTTGTGCAGCGGCTAAGAAGCAATAG
- a CDS encoding AarF/ABC1/UbiB kinase family protein: protein MQHGKRIRQLQRYRTIVTAIARNGLGYVSDGIGARDRLRFIRKPEQEEIQTKSVGERIRTLLEELGPTFVKLGQIASTRPDLIPANILVELERLQDHVPAFPYEEVTQIIEAELGDTIENLFLNFSITPIAAASIGQVHRATLRDGAEVVVKVQRPGIQKLVETDLNILADVAKLGEGAFEFAQHYRLIEIVEELSKAFRQEMDYTMEAHSAEKFIAYSKKLPYIFVPSVHWEYSTKRVMTTDYVNGVKLSDRQQLKRMGLDNKRLAERLATAIFHQVLVDGFFHGDPHPGNVMALPDGRLALIDFGMVGRLSPGTKKHFASLVIALRNQSSKGVIRAISYMGVIPDEVDQSKLYADVDEMREKYYQVPLNQISLGTAIGDLFMVANRHHIRIPSELTLLGKSLLTMEGVAVALDPEIKIFDIAEPFGKKLFVEQLDPREIWRGLLEEAPDYFKLISDIPVTLKQLSLVVRKGKLRMEVESPQLDTLMKKMDRISNQLSFSIVLLALSLVMVGLIVGAALNHSQTLFWGLPVIEIGFGVTLAMFIWLIYAIIRSGRF, encoded by the coding sequence TTGCAGCACGGAAAACGGATTAGGCAGTTACAGCGTTATCGAACAATTGTTACTGCGATAGCACGAAACGGGCTGGGATATGTATCAGATGGTATCGGAGCCAGGGATAGATTGAGGTTTATACGCAAACCGGAGCAAGAAGAGATTCAAACTAAAAGCGTTGGCGAACGCATTCGGACATTGCTGGAGGAATTAGGCCCAACCTTTGTTAAACTGGGACAAATTGCAAGCACGCGTCCAGATTTAATTCCGGCAAATATTTTGGTTGAATTAGAACGTTTGCAAGACCATGTGCCTGCATTCCCATATGAGGAAGTAACCCAAATTATTGAAGCAGAGCTTGGTGATACGATTGAAAATTTGTTTTTGAACTTTTCCATTACACCGATTGCAGCGGCCTCCATTGGCCAAGTTCATCGGGCTACGCTGCGGGATGGAGCAGAGGTTGTCGTTAAGGTTCAGCGTCCTGGCATTCAAAAGCTGGTTGAAACGGATTTGAATATTTTAGCGGATGTGGCTAAATTGGGTGAAGGGGCTTTTGAGTTTGCCCAGCACTATCGTCTAATTGAGATTGTTGAGGAACTGAGCAAAGCGTTCCGTCAGGAAATGGACTATACAATGGAAGCGCATAGTGCAGAGAAATTTATTGCCTATAGCAAGAAGCTGCCGTATATTTTTGTACCTTCGGTACATTGGGAATATAGTACGAAGCGTGTAATGACGACAGACTATGTAAACGGAGTGAAGCTTTCGGATAGGCAGCAGCTTAAACGAATGGGACTAGATAATAAGCGGCTTGCGGAACGGCTGGCAACGGCGATTTTTCATCAGGTTCTAGTCGATGGCTTCTTCCATGGGGATCCGCATCCTGGCAATGTCATGGCGCTTCCTGACGGCCGACTGGCGCTAATTGATTTTGGAATGGTAGGGCGGTTATCTCCCGGTACGAAAAAACATTTTGCTTCGCTTGTAATCGCCCTGCGCAATCAAAGCTCTAAGGGCGTCATTCGAGCCATTTCGTATATGGGAGTTATTCCTGATGAGGTGGATCAGAGCAAATTATATGCTGATGTGGATGAAATGCGGGAGAAGTATTATCAGGTGCCGCTCAATCAGATAAGTCTTGGAACAGCTATTGGAGATTTATTTATGGTTGCCAACCGACATCATATTCGAATTCCATCGGAATTAACGCTGCTCGGCAAATCCTTGCTTACGATGGAAGGGGTGGCGGTTGCGCTTGATCCGGAAATTAAAATTTTTGATATTGCTGAGCCATTCGGTAAAAAGCTATTTGTAGAGCAATTGGACCCAAGGGAGATATGGAGAGGGCTGCTGGAAGAAGCACCAGATTATTTCAAGCTGATCAGCGACATTCCGGTCACTTTGAAGCAGCTTTCTCTCGTCGTACGGAAGGGTAAACTGCGGATGGAAGTGGAATCACCTCAGCTTGACACACTCATGAAAAAAATGGATCGGATCAGCAACCAGCTGTCATTCAGTATTGTCTTGCTTGCGCTTAGTTTAGTGATGGTTGGCTTAATTGTGGGTGCTGCCTTAAACCACTCCCAAACGCTGTTTTGGGGACTACCTGTTATAGAAATCGGCTTTGGTGTTACCTTGGCTATGTTTATTTGGCTGATCTATGCGATTATCCGCTCTGGGCGTTTCTGA
- a CDS encoding DUF6677 family protein, whose product MNTGRRKSRLLTVLLAFLWPGAGHLYTGEYTRGLLLAAGILLDGGTIVRLADADGAKHLLLIVYLGLALPVFYFISVYDALQSLDRRTETQPGLKLRDGILIMVAGILLMLLLMLRQPTSLFTWFDEAANYAVGPVLGLIAVCLVLRQRLAAVFRLGSFTASLFIAAAGGLLLWDEIHSSNVFALMRYWWPVLFICLGGELVAYSLLQRRSRKQLRLDFIGSMAAVVIAGFGFLVTQYADLPFRWIDQYVDLNGAQDYGEEKGFHYQKEVLIVPMEEKTTAIQIYNVNGKVTLQSGNNDYISIDTEVWVDIADEAEADKMAEKSKIEASSSGEKITLQAQSSSYGENGTRKPRINITVTVPRLPNVQVEDSPHNVEQASASNATSTPAPEQSPLQVEGQQRDEQPSRQLSVLVHTDNGPIKVKNLDAPGGVELSSDTGEILAEGIQGSVQAKANNGTITLRHIIGDTSITLLNGAVTAASITGNVFAEATNGALKMTNISGDIEADTKNGKININEASGTIKAATLNGGIELASSVVGGDWDVDSSVGEIKLTVPQYGSYTVYGSVTFGAITTNLPLEVSKKTVRGTIGDGQYRLQINANNSIAIQHGATDQ is encoded by the coding sequence ATGAACACGGGACGTAGGAAAAGTCGATTGCTTACGGTGCTGCTAGCCTTTCTATGGCCGGGAGCGGGACATTTATATACAGGGGAATATACAAGAGGGCTGCTGCTTGCCGCTGGTATTTTGCTAGATGGCGGCACTATTGTTCGTTTGGCGGATGCGGATGGTGCGAAGCATTTGCTGCTTATTGTTTATTTAGGGCTTGCGCTGCCTGTATTTTATTTTATTAGCGTCTATGATGCGCTGCAAAGCTTGGATCGGCGAACGGAAACGCAGCCCGGTTTAAAGCTTAGGGACGGCATACTCATTATGGTGGCGGGCATTTTGCTTATGCTGCTGCTCATGCTTCGGCAGCCGACTTCTTTGTTTACTTGGTTTGATGAAGCGGCAAATTATGCGGTAGGCCCTGTTCTAGGGCTGATCGCCGTATGTTTAGTTTTGCGCCAGCGGCTGGCGGCGGTGTTTCGGTTAGGAAGCTTTACGGCTTCTCTATTTATTGCCGCTGCAGGAGGGCTGCTGTTGTGGGATGAAATACACAGCAGCAATGTTTTTGCGCTGATGCGTTATTGGTGGCCTGTCTTGTTTATATGTCTGGGAGGCGAGCTCGTCGCTTACAGTCTATTGCAGCGGCGGTCGCGAAAGCAATTGCGACTTGATTTTATCGGAAGCATGGCAGCGGTTGTCATTGCTGGCTTTGGCTTTTTAGTAACACAATATGCAGATCTGCCTTTTCGCTGGATTGATCAATATGTCGATTTGAATGGCGCACAGGATTATGGCGAGGAAAAAGGCTTCCATTATCAGAAAGAAGTACTCATTGTTCCGATGGAAGAAAAGACGACAGCTATTCAGATTTATAATGTGAATGGCAAAGTGACGCTTCAAAGCGGAAATAATGATTATATCAGCATAGATACCGAGGTATGGGTTGATATCGCTGATGAAGCTGAGGCCGATAAAATGGCCGAAAAATCGAAGATCGAGGCGTCATCAAGCGGTGAAAAAATCACCCTGCAGGCCCAAAGCAGCAGCTATGGGGAGAACGGGACGCGCAAACCACGTATAAATATTACCGTAACCGTGCCTCGTTTGCCGAATGTTCAGGTGGAGGACTCTCCACATAATGTGGAACAAGCCTCTGCTTCAAACGCGACATCAACACCAGCTCCTGAGCAGTCTCCCCTACAAGTGGAGGGGCAGCAGCGGGACGAACAGCCGTCGAGACAGCTTTCTGTACTCGTGCATACTGATAATGGACCGATAAAAGTTAAAAACCTTGATGCTCCCGGTGGTGTGGAGCTCTCCAGCGATACAGGCGAAATTTTAGCAGAAGGAATACAGGGCAGTGTTCAGGCGAAAGCAAATAATGGAACGATTACTCTTCGTCATATAATAGGCGATACAAGTATAACCTTATTAAATGGGGCTGTTACCGCAGCATCTATTACAGGGAATGTATTTGCAGAAGCGACTAATGGGGCTTTGAAAATGACGAACATTTCGGGAGATATAGAGGCCGATACGAAAAATGGAAAAATCAACATTAATGAAGCTAGCGGCACCATAAAGGCTGCTACCCTAAATGGCGGCATAGAGCTGGCGAGCTCGGTAGTCGGCGGTGACTGGGATGTTGATAGCTCCGTAGGGGAAATTAAACTGACTGTCCCGCAATATGGTAGTTATACGGTGTATGGGTCGGTCACTTTTGGCGCAATTACAACGAATTTGCCGCTCGAAGTCAGTAAAAAGACAGTGAGGGGAACGATTGGAGACGGCCAATACCGTCTGCAAATTAATGCTAATAACAGTATTGCCATACAGCATGGCGCCACGGACCAATAA
- a CDS encoding nucleotidyltransferase-like protein — protein MKHIKEHFIQTHQSQRELLGLIAIENSYAYSPLTEGLDLLLLAIVEQTAVQSIEHVRIEGQHVLIRSASVGHLEQWMASGENKSIIQWIVRGEILLERDSRISDIRERIIQFPDVMREQKRFVEFSGFLRSYLQAKHDYEERNILDAYSNILTALHHWAHIVLIEEGQHPELTVWRQMRRVHPGVYKLYEELTVSPETLEQRVQLVMLACEFTVINKMKDCCSLLINIMMSREEPWSISELQEHERIKTLHVDLSLLLQRLVKRSLIREVAVMAASGDTEALELRYMTLAV, from the coding sequence GTGAAACATATAAAAGAACATTTCATTCAAACGCATCAATCACAGCGAGAATTGCTTGGTCTAATCGCAATCGAGAACTCTTATGCTTACAGTCCGTTGACCGAAGGATTGGATTTGCTACTGCTTGCAATTGTCGAGCAGACTGCTGTTCAAAGTATTGAGCATGTCCGTATTGAAGGCCAGCATGTGCTGATCCGCAGTGCGAGTGTAGGTCATCTGGAGCAGTGGATGGCAAGCGGGGAGAACAAAAGTATTATTCAATGGATAGTTCGGGGGGAGATACTGTTGGAGCGCGACAGCCGTATAAGCGATATTCGTGAGCGCATTATACAATTTCCGGACGTCATGAGAGAGCAAAAGCGGTTTGTAGAGTTCTCCGGCTTTCTGAGAAGTTACCTGCAGGCAAAGCATGATTACGAAGAGCGCAATATACTGGATGCATACAGTAATATATTAACTGCTCTGCATCACTGGGCGCACATTGTATTAATTGAAGAAGGGCAGCATCCAGAGCTAACCGTGTGGCGTCAAATGCGCAGGGTTCATCCTGGGGTTTACAAGCTTTATGAAGAATTAACCGTTAGCCCTGAAACGCTGGAGCAGCGTGTTCAACTTGTTATGCTTGCTTGTGAGTTTACGGTAATCAATAAAATGAAGGACTGCTGTTCCTTGCTCATTAATATCATGATGAGCCGAGAGGAGCCATGGAGCATCAGCGAGCTTCAGGAGCATGAGCGAATAAAGACCCTTCATGTCGATTTATCATTGTTGTTGCAACGATTGGTTAAACGCTCGCTTATTCGCGAGGTAGCGGTGATGGCAGCTAGCGGAGATACTGAGGCGTTGGAGCTTCGATACATGACGCTCGCTGTATAA
- the gatB gene encoding Asp-tRNA(Asn)/Glu-tRNA(Gln) amidotransferase subunit GatB produces the protein MSEATQYETVVGLEVHVELHTNSKIFCGCSTAFGAPPNTHTCPVCLGHPGVLPVLNKQAVEYAMKAAMALNCTIADVSKFDRKNYFYPDSPKAYQISQFDQPIGENGWIDIEVNGVTKRIGITRLHLEEDAGKLTHVDGGYASLVDFNRVGTPLVEIVSEPDIRTPEEAKAYLEKLKAIMLYCEVSDVKMEEGSLRCDANISLRPYGQEKLGTRAELKNMNSFRGVQRGLEYEQWRQAEVLDGGNKVVQETRRWDEAQGKTISMRGKEESHDYRYFPDPDLVRLYIDEEWKERVKASIPELPDARKARYTSDYGLPSYDADVITASKKMADFFEASLSYTKDAKAVSNWIMGDLLGYLNSNSLELSDVKITGQGLGEMIGLLEKGTISSKIAKTVFKEMLESGKLPQQIVEEQGLVQISDEGAIIAIVDKIIEANPQSVEDFRAGKEKAIGFLVGQIMKETKGKANPAMVNKMLLERLQQA, from the coding sequence ATGTCTGAAGCGACTCAATATGAAACGGTAGTCGGGCTGGAGGTGCACGTTGAGCTGCACACCAACAGCAAGATTTTTTGCGGCTGCTCCACCGCTTTCGGAGCTCCGCCTAATACGCATACCTGCCCGGTCTGCCTTGGTCATCCCGGCGTGCTGCCGGTGCTGAACAAGCAGGCGGTTGAATACGCGATGAAGGCTGCGATGGCGCTCAATTGCACAATTGCTGATGTCAGCAAATTTGACCGTAAAAACTATTTTTATCCCGATTCGCCTAAAGCTTATCAAATTTCGCAATTCGATCAGCCTATCGGCGAGAACGGCTGGATAGATATTGAAGTAAATGGCGTTACGAAACGAATTGGCATTACCCGTCTGCACTTGGAAGAGGATGCGGGCAAGCTGACGCATGTTGATGGAGGTTATGCCTCACTCGTTGACTTTAACCGTGTCGGCACGCCGCTCGTTGAAATTGTTTCCGAGCCGGACATTCGTACGCCTGAGGAAGCGAAAGCCTATCTGGAGAAGCTGAAAGCGATTATGCTTTACTGCGAAGTATCGGATGTGAAAATGGAAGAGGGCAGCTTGCGCTGCGACGCGAACATCAGCCTTCGTCCTTATGGACAAGAGAAGCTTGGCACGCGCGCTGAGCTGAAAAACATGAACTCCTTCCGCGGTGTTCAGCGTGGCCTTGAATATGAGCAATGGCGTCAGGCCGAGGTGTTGGACGGTGGCAATAAGGTTGTTCAAGAAACTCGCCGCTGGGATGAAGCGCAGGGCAAGACGATTTCGATGCGCGGCAAAGAAGAATCCCATGACTATCGTTATTTCCCGGACCCGGATTTGGTTCGCCTCTATATCGATGAAGAGTGGAAAGAACGTGTCAAAGCTTCGATTCCTGAGCTTCCAGATGCACGTAAAGCCCGCTATACTAGCGATTACGGCTTGCCTTCCTATGATGCTGATGTTATTACGGCATCGAAGAAAATGGCAGACTTCTTTGAAGCAAGCTTGTCCTATACGAAGGATGCGAAAGCTGTATCCAACTGGATTATGGGCGACCTGCTCGGGTATTTGAACTCGAACAGCCTGGAGCTGTCCGATGTGAAAATTACCGGACAAGGGCTTGGAGAAATGATTGGCTTGCTGGAGAAAGGCACAATCAGCAGCAAAATCGCCAAAACCGTCTTTAAGGAAATGCTGGAATCCGGCAAGCTGCCGCAGCAAATCGTTGAAGAGCAGGGCCTCGTACAAATTAGCGACGAGGGGGCAATCATTGCCATCGTCGATAAAATCATTGAAGCGAATCCGCAATCGGTTGAGGATTTCCGCGCAGGCAAAGAGAAGGCGATCGGCTTCCTTGTCGGCCAAATTATGAAAGAAACGAAAGGCAAGGCGAATCCGGCAATGGTTAACAAAATGCTGCTTGAGCGTCTTCAACAAGCCTAA
- a CDS encoding YgzB family protein, which produces MNKFFFKSAKINEFRLWGLIFTLVGMGVMILGTAGIVLWGQAGKIVAAIFMVIGMISLLVSVAVYFWAGMMSTSATMLTCPECNRPTKMLGKTDRCMFCKTILTLDPAQATHAPSE; this is translated from the coding sequence GTGAATAAGTTTTTTTTCAAATCAGCGAAAATAAACGAATTTCGTCTGTGGGGGCTGATTTTCACACTCGTCGGCATGGGTGTTATGATTCTCGGTACAGCCGGAATCGTTCTTTGGGGACAAGCTGGTAAAATCGTTGCCGCGATTTTTATGGTTATCGGGATGATTTCATTGCTCGTTAGCGTTGCCGTTTATTTCTGGGCAGGCATGATGTCAACCAGTGCAACGATGCTAACCTGCCCCGAATGCAATCGTCCAACGAAAATGCTCGGAAAAACGGATCGCTGCATGTTCTGCAAAACGATTCTGACTCTCGATCCGGCGCAAGCCACACATGCTCCTTCCGAATAA